Proteins from one Limanda limanda chromosome 9, fLimLim1.1, whole genome shotgun sequence genomic window:
- the lrrc41 gene encoding leucine-rich repeat-containing protein 41, translating to MAGAEPPSLKEACLQAVRKHFAALDTEHVLDLPAALMEELLPQLTVCQLDEMQPGLNQRGISTHCGWAGILKDMHGPNYAVDLLTEDGAKHEVMRMLFPPLFYGLTNHFVEKNLTNLSTSSFMLAAAKCIKHFLLYASSHKPLQSLIAEQQPLLNLLEKQIRSVGVLQSIDLLKRKTQAALYVLHRLLDHGVTKKIVVDVQCPIVLAWLLHGRGSQYENPELKSLMLSKKGSFVLQAVSTSADGASCSAGLETRASEDEEDQVIPCKRSKMDFVSSEDESGKASFPVDPKVLCGPFSRCDYPSAGACPQGQIECLEVRQCGSVSLSVLRKSLPTFFCLRSLTLHSFATFRDSDVLDLARGLKQLSESSRCSLTYLNIGILPYTKLMEILLDAVPNVTSLHVEILHMMWGPHHHQTAKSDVSELPLQKLTVKVTELQTDLHFITSVLRRSPYLTSLHLAGMNLPTGSSLSQLLITLSESNHGLRSLNLEDLNLSDCLPDILNLLRNCQLEELWCNDCRLLEKCSDKEDALQQLVSVLRTVPSLHTLSLAQNRLTKNVCVLSELFSGSSPSSVKRLNISYNFIQPAELLEFAHRLRTHRPPQRLTLDLRMNPGDRDPDTWNAALNLLRPLCVLLLERWKSTDTMVDHISNM from the exons ATGGCCGGAGCTGAGCCTCCATCCCTGAAGGAGGCATGTTTACAGGCTGTCAGGAAGCACTTTGCTGCTCTGGACACGGAGCATGTGCTCG ATCTGCCAGCGGCTCTCATGGAGGAGCTGCTTCCTCAGTTGACTGTATGTCAACTCGATGAGATGCAGCCGGGGCTCAACCAGAGAG GGATATCAACTCACTGTGGTTGGGCTGGCATTCTTAAGGACATGCATGGACCTAACTAT GCAGTGGACTTGCTCACTGAAGACGGGGCCAAACATGAAGTCATGAGGATGCTTTTTCCACCCCTATTTTACGGCCTAACCAACCACTTTGTCGAAAAAAACCTTACAAATTTAAGCACATCATCCTTCATGTTGGCGGCAGCTAAATGtatcaaacattttttactCTATGCAAGCTCCCACAAACCCCTTCAAAGTTTAATTGCTGAGCAGCAGCCTCTTCTGAACCTTCTAGAGAAGCAGATCCGGAGTGTTGGAGTGTTGCAGTCCATTGATCTTTTAAAGAGGAAGACACAAGCAGCGTTGTACGTTCTCCATCGACTGCTAGACCACGGTGTGACAAAGAAAATAGTTGTGGATGTGCAGTGTCCCATTGTGCTGGCCTGGCTCCTCCATGGAAGGGGATCCCAGTATGAAAATCCAGAATTGAAGAGCCTCATGCTCAGCAAGAAGggaagctttgttttacaagcTGTTTCAACCAGTGCAGATGGGGCCAGTTGCAGTGCTGGTCTTGAGACCAGGGCTtcagaagatgaagaggatcaAGTCATACCATGTAAACGCTCCAAGATGGATTTTGTGTCATCAGAGGACGAATCTGGAAAAGCAAGTTTCCCTGTAGATCCAAAGGTTCTCTGTGGACCCTTCTCCCGATGTGATTATCCCTCGGCAGGGGCTTGTCCACAGGGACAGATCGAATGTCTGGAGGTCAGGCAGTGTGGGTCTGTCTCTCTGAGTGTGCTGAGGAAAAGTCTGCCCACATTTTTCTGCCTTCGCTCTCTAACTCTTCACAGCTTTG CCACCTTTAGGGACTCGGATGTGTTGGACCTGGCCAGAGGCCTGAAACAGCTGTCTGAGAGCTCCCGCTGCTCCCTCACTTATCTTAATATCGGCATCCTGCCATACACCAAGCTCATGGAGATACTGCTGGATGCAGTCCCCAACGTGACGTCCCTGCACGTGGAGATCCTCCATATGATGTGGGGACCACATCATCACCAGACTGCCAAGTCAGACGTGTCAG AGCTGCCTCTGCAGAAGCTGACAGTCAAAGTAACTGAGCTCCAGACAGATCTGCACTTCATCACATCAGTGCTGAGACGCTCTCCATATCTCACCTCACTTCACTTAGCTGGGATGAATTTACCAACTGGCTCCTCTCTGAGCCAGCTCCTCATCACTCTTTCAG AGTCCAATCACGGCCTGAGGAGTCTGAACTTGGAAGACTTGAATCTGTCCGATTGTCTCCCTGACATCCTCAATCTACTGAGGAACTGTCAGTTGGAAG AGCTGTGGTGTAATGATTGCCGCCTTCTTGAGAAGTGCAGTGACAAGGAGGACGCTTTGCAGCAGTTGGTGTCTGTTCTGAGGACAGTGCCTTCTCTTCACACTCTAAGCCTTGCTCAGAATCGACTTA CCAAGAATGTGTGCGTGCTGTCCGAGCTGTTCTCAGGATCCTCTCCCAGCTCAGTGAAGCGACTCAACATCAG CTACAACTTCATTCAGCCAGCGGAGCTGCTGGAGTTTGCTCACAGACTGAGAACACATCGCCCCCCACAGCGACTGACTCTGGACCTCAGGATGAACCCTGGGGATCGAGACCCTGACACCTGGAACGCTGCTCTGAACCTGCTCCGTCCACTCtgcgtgctgctgctggaaaggTGGAAGTCCACAGACACGATGGTCGACCACATCAGCAACATGTGA